From the Prochlorococcus sp. MIT 1223 genome, the window ATCTAGATCATTTAATAATCAAGCATTGAAAGATTCAAGTAGCTTTAAACGATTACCTTTGCGATTAGAAGATGGGAATGATCCATTATTGATAATTATTACTTCTGAAGTTCAAGTTTTATTGGCTTTGCAAGGACAGAGTGGCGAACGTAATTTGTTAATGAGAAATGATAAAGATACTGTTCAAGATGTTCTTAAGATGATTTCTTTAAGACTAGAAGAAGAAGATTTTCCAGAGTCCTTAGATCTGAGGAAAGCTTTGCAATCAATTAGACCAATTGATATTAGTAATGATTTAGATAGGGTTTTTTGGCCTCTTGTTTCAGAAAAGCTTGCTGGATTTGCTCCTAGTCTGAATATTCAAACACTGCCAGACAGGTCTAACTTAGAGAATATCTCTAATATTAATCAGGGCCAAATATCTCTTTTAGAAGCAATTACTCATGAGGTAAGAACTCCTCTTGCAACAATAAGAACCCTAGTTCGTTCTTTGCTCCGTAGAAATGATATTACCAATGAAGTTCTAACGCGATTAAAGCAAATTGATTCTGAATGCAATGAGCAAATTGATCGGTTTGGATTAATCTTTAAAGCCGCAGAACTTGAGCGAAATCAATCATCACATGCTGGGTTAGCAAGAACTGATTTGGGAAATATGATAGAGATTATGTACCCAGTTTGGTCTAAGCAACTGGAAAGAAGAGGTCTTGAACTTAAGCTAGAAATTGCACCAGACTTACCTCAAGTTTTAAGTGATTCAGAGCAATTGGAATTAATGTTGGGGGGGTTAATAGACAGAAATTCCAGAGGATTAAAGTCTGGTGGAAGTTTAATTCTAGAGCTTAGTCCTGCTGGTCATCGTTTGAAATTACAGATAATTTGTAAGTCCGCTAATATTCAATTAAAGGGTATGGATAAAAATCAAACTAATGCTGATCTAGGACCCGTTGTTAGTTGGAACCCTAGTACTGGGAGCTTGCAACTAAGCCAGGCCGCAACTCAGAGGCTCTTAGCAAGTTTGGGCGGGATAGCTACTGATAGACGTGAAAAGGGATTGACCGTATTTTTCCCTGTAGCAAATTAAAATTAATAGTCTTTTCGTGCTTGCGATTGTTGACGCGTGTGAAGGTTATTGAGCTTAGGTACTAAAAATCACAATTTTAAGTGCTACTTTCAACTAATGAATAGTGAAAGTTGATTCCCCAGATTAGCTATGACTGAAGGTTTAACAGGCAAAATTCCTCAAAGCATAGGAAGCACAGGTGGTCTTCTTAATGCAGCAGAGCAAGAGGAAAAATATGCGATTACCTGGTCAAGTAAAAAGGATCAGGCTTTTGAGTTGCCTACTGGTGGTGCAGCGCTAATGAATGAAGGTGCAAACTTAATGTATTTTGCCAGAAAAGAGCAATGTTTAGCTTTAGGCACGCAGTTAAGATCATTTAAGCCTCGGATTGAGGATTTCAAGATTTATAGAATTTATCCAGGTGGTGATGTTGAATTTCTTCATCCAAAAGATGGAGTATTTCCTGAAAAAGTTAATGAGGGAAGGGTCTCTGTAAATCATAATCCAAGGAGAATTGGTGAAAACCCTGATCCCTCAAAGCTTAAATTCAGCGGTAAAAAGACCTACGACGCTTGATCAATCTATATATTTAGTTTTTTGCAGCATCTGATTTTATCTTATTGGCTGCGATGATGCAGTCATGGACAGCTCAAACAGAGCAAAATTTTTGAAATCTGCTGCCCAAGGGGCAAGCTTTATTCCTCTTTCACAAAGTTGGCCAGCTGACTTAGAGACCCCACTTTCAACGTGGTTAAAAGTGGGAAATGGAAACCCCCCAGGCGTTTTGCTCGAATCTGTAGAAGGAGGAGAAACTCTTGGTAGATGGAGTGTTGTTGCTACTGACCCTTTATGGGTTGCAACTGTAAGAGGAGACCAATTAACTAGAAAATGGCGTGATGGGAGATGTGAAACTTCAACCGGTAATCCATTCGAATCCTTGAGGGAATGGCTTGCACCATACAAATCAGAACCTTTGTCAGGTGTTCCTCCTATAGGCCAACTTTATGGAATGTGGGGGTATGAATTAATTCATTGGATTGAACCTTCTGTCCCTGTGTATCAATCTTCTGAAAATGATTTGCCAGATGGAATATGGATGTTTATGGATAGAGTCTTGATATTTGATCAAGTCAAAAGATTTATCACAGCTATTGCATATGGAGATTTAACTAATCATTCTGAACCAGAAGAAGCATATGAAATTGCTCTTCAAAGAATAAATAATCTCAAAGATTTGATGTGTACTCCACTTGCTAATGCTAATATTAATAATTTGAATTGGAAATTAAATAGAGAAAATTTACCTTATACTAAAAGGAATTGGACGAAATCTAAATTTGAGAAAACAGTTAAAACTGTTAAAGAATTTATTGCAAAGGGTGATATCTTTCAATTAGTAATTAGTCAAAAATTTAATGCAACAGTTTCTGAAAATCCATTTGATTTGTATCGAAGTTTAAGGATGGTGAACCCTTCACCTTTTATGGCGTTCTTTGATTTTGGTGATTGGCAATTAATAGGTTCAAGCCCTGAGGTAATGGTGAAAGCAGAGCCATCTCAAGATGGTATTGAAGTTAGTCTTAGACCAATTGCTGGAACTCGTCCTAGAGGAACTACAGAGATTGAAGATCTAATGCTTGAAAGAGAGCTGTTATCCGATCCGAAGGAAAGAGCTGAACATGTAATGTTAGTTGATTTAGGACGTAATGATTTAGGTCGTGTATGTCAATCAGGCACTGTTTCCGTTGATGAGCTCATGGTTATAGAAAGATATTCACACGTTATGCATATCGTTAGCGAGGTTAAAGGTTTACTGGATGCTGATAAAGATGTTTGGGATTTACTGATGGCGGCTTTCCCTGCTGGAACAGTGAGTGGAGCGCCAAAGATAAGAGCTATGCAATTGATTAATCAACTTGAGACAGAGAGAAGAGGTCCTTATTCAGGAGTTTATGGATCTATGGATCTCAATGGAGCTTTGAATACAGCAATTACAATCAGAACAATGATTGTGGTACCTAATGGTAAAGGTGGTTGGAATGTGCAAGTACAGGCTGGAGCAGGAGTAGTTGCAGATTCAATTCCAACTAATGAATTTCAGGAGACCTTAAATAAAGCCAAGGGAATGTTATCTGCGGTTGCCTGTCTCAATCAAGATAGTAAATGAATATGCGTTTCTTATTAAAAGGTTTTGAAGTAGAGCTTTTTACAGGTTCTTTTACCGGGAAAAATGTGGGAGTTGCCGCATCTGTTACGGAAGATCTATCGGAATTTGTTATAGAGCCTGATCAACGCAATTTGGAATTTATTACCTCTCCAGAAAGACAATATTCGGTATTAAGAGAAGCGCTTTTGTCTCCTAGAAGAAAATTAAGAAAATGGTTAGCACAAAGAAATCTTACGATTTTGCCTGGGAGTACTTTGAGCCTTGGAAATAGTAATTATTTTGAACGCTCTGATCCTTTAAACCCATATCACGAGCTAATTGAAAATACGTATGGAACAGACGTTGTTACAAGTAGTGTTCATATCAATTTAGGAATCGAGGATTCATCCATTCTATTTGCAGCTTTGCGACTAATTCGTTGTGAAAGTGCTTTGTTTTTAGCTTTGAGCGCAAGCTCCCCATTCTTGGATGGACGTTCTACTGGGGTGCACTCGCAGAGATGGATACAGTTTCCAAAAACCCCTAAACAAGTACCTCTTTTTGTTAATCATGACCATTATGTGAGTTGGTTTAAAACCCAGCTAGATAAGGGCATCATGTGGAATGAAAGACATTTCTGGAGTTCAGTGAGGCCTAATGGTGATAGAAGACCTCATGATTTGAATCGATTAGAAATACGTATTTGCGACTTGATAACAGACTGTGATTTGCTTTTGGCCGTAACAGCATTAATAGAGTTAAGAATTTTGACTCTGATTCATGGAGTAGAACAACTAGATCCACTGGAGGTAAGTAACCTTAATGTGAATGAACTTGCTCTTCTAAGCGATTTGAACGATATTGCTGCTGCAAAAACTAGTATTGATTCAACCCTTAACCATTGGGTGGATGGGAAATCGATAAAATGTAGAGATTGGATTGAGGAGTTGTTAGAAAGTGTTTCACCATTAGCTATGGAGATGGACATGATAGAAACTCTTAAGCCCATACAACATGTTTTAAATAATGGTAATCAGGCTATTCAATGGTTAGATAGATATTCACATGGTGAATCGATTGAGGCATTAATTCAACAAAGCATCTCAAGTATGGAGCAAGAAGAATCCACTACACATCAAGATATATCTTGAAAATAATGACAAAATCCAATTCTCCGAATTTCTCTTCTGAACAACTACCTTCTTTTACTGAAAATGAAGCTTCAGGTAAGATAATAGACTTACTTTCCGATCCAGGACGTTTGTTAGAGCAAAGACTTGAATTAGTTGAAGATCTTTGGAAAACAGTCCTACGAAGCGAATGTCCTACAGATCAAACCGATCGTTTATTACGTCTTAAGGAACTTAGTAACCCTGGAGTACTTGAAGGTTTAAATCAAACAAACTCTAGCAGTGAAATAGCTCAACTTATTGGCAATATGGATCTTGCTGAGGCGATTTCAGCAGCCCGTGCTTTTTCACTTTATTTTCAATTGGTAAATATTCTTGAACAACGAATTGAGGAAGATAGCTACCTTGAATCGATTAGTACATCAAAGACTAAAAAAGAGAATGAGCCAGATCCCTTTGCACCTCCCTTAGCTAGTCAAACGGCACCTGCAACCTTTAGCGAATTATTTCAACGCTTAAGACGATTAAATGTTCCCCCTGGAAAATTAGAAGCACTTCTAAGAGAAATGGATATTAGACTTGTATTTACAGCACATCCAACAGAGATAGTGCGACATACTGTTAGACATAAGCAAACAAGAGTAGCAACTTTGCTACAACAATATCAATCTGACACGACACAATCAATCACTGAAAAAGAAAGCTTGAGATTGCAATTAGAAGAAGAAATTCGATTATGGTGGAGAACAGATGAGTTGCACCAGTTCAAGCCGTCAGTGTTAGATGAAGTTGATTATGCACTTCACTATTTTCAACAGGTATTATTTGATGCAATGCCTCAGCTTCGTAGGCGTCTTATCTCTGCATTATCTCATAGTTACCCTGATATTGAAATCCCCCAAGAAGCTTTTTGTACTTTTGGTTCTTGGGTTG encodes:
- a CDS encoding sensor histidine kinase; amino-acid sequence: MINSNTIKSIQERMALDVPVGKLDETTVRRLWWAALDTLQDEILSKIDVKGGIWLASPLPALYEPKLLESMKGWVWSPEGLETSRFTNIGLLPPTRSRSFNNQALKDSSSFKRLPLRLEDGNDPLLIIITSEVQVLLALQGQSGERNLLMRNDKDTVQDVLKMISLRLEEEDFPESLDLRKALQSIRPIDISNDLDRVFWPLVSEKLAGFAPSLNIQTLPDRSNLENISNINQGQISLLEAITHEVRTPLATIRTLVRSLLRRNDITNEVLTRLKQIDSECNEQIDRFGLIFKAAELERNQSSHAGLARTDLGNMIEIMYPVWSKQLERRGLELKLEIAPDLPQVLSDSEQLELMLGGLIDRNSRGLKSGGSLILELSPAGHRLKLQIICKSANIQLKGMDKNQTNADLGPVVSWNPSTGSLQLSQAATQRLLASLGGIATDRREKGLTVFFPVAN
- a CDS encoding photosystem I reaction center subunit II translates to MTEGLTGKIPQSIGSTGGLLNAAEQEEKYAITWSSKKDQAFELPTGGAALMNEGANLMYFARKEQCLALGTQLRSFKPRIEDFKIYRIYPGGDVEFLHPKDGVFPEKVNEGRVSVNHNPRRIGENPDPSKLKFSGKKTYDA
- a CDS encoding anthranilate synthase component I family protein gives rise to the protein MDSSNRAKFLKSAAQGASFIPLSQSWPADLETPLSTWLKVGNGNPPGVLLESVEGGETLGRWSVVATDPLWVATVRGDQLTRKWRDGRCETSTGNPFESLREWLAPYKSEPLSGVPPIGQLYGMWGYELIHWIEPSVPVYQSSENDLPDGIWMFMDRVLIFDQVKRFITAIAYGDLTNHSEPEEAYEIALQRINNLKDLMCTPLANANINNLNWKLNRENLPYTKRNWTKSKFEKTVKTVKEFIAKGDIFQLVISQKFNATVSENPFDLYRSLRMVNPSPFMAFFDFGDWQLIGSSPEVMVKAEPSQDGIEVSLRPIAGTRPRGTTEIEDLMLERELLSDPKERAEHVMLVDLGRNDLGRVCQSGTVSVDELMVIERYSHVMHIVSEVKGLLDADKDVWDLLMAAFPAGTVSGAPKIRAMQLINQLETERRGPYSGVYGSMDLNGALNTAITIRTMIVVPNGKGGWNVQVQAGAGVVADSIPTNEFQETLNKAKGMLSAVACLNQDSK
- the gshA gene encoding glutamate--cysteine ligase, whose amino-acid sequence is MNMRFLLKGFEVELFTGSFTGKNVGVAASVTEDLSEFVIEPDQRNLEFITSPERQYSVLREALLSPRRKLRKWLAQRNLTILPGSTLSLGNSNYFERSDPLNPYHELIENTYGTDVVTSSVHINLGIEDSSILFAALRLIRCESALFLALSASSPFLDGRSTGVHSQRWIQFPKTPKQVPLFVNHDHYVSWFKTQLDKGIMWNERHFWSSVRPNGDRRPHDLNRLEIRICDLITDCDLLLAVTALIELRILTLIHGVEQLDPLEVSNLNVNELALLSDLNDIAAAKTSIDSTLNHWVDGKSIKCRDWIEELLESVSPLAMEMDMIETLKPIQHVLNNGNQAIQWLDRYSHGESIEALIQQSISSMEQEESTTHQDIS